GCTCGACATTGAGCTCGTCTCTCAGCTTGCGGCGTAGCTCCTGGTAGACCTGCTGGAGCGCGGCGCGGTCGCCTGCCTGGGCGAGGGTCTCTAGCAGGGCGCGGTGGGCGCTCTCTCGGTAGGGATCTGCCTGGAGAAGCCGCCGGAGCCAGCCCACGGCAGCGCTGTGGGCCTGCACGGCGCGTGCCTGCTGGGCCAGGGTCTCTAGTAGCTGCAGATAGATCTGGGAGAGAGCTTCGCGCTCCCCGGAGGCCCACTCGTCTGGGCACTCGGGCAAGAGCGGCCCTTCGTAGAGCGCGACAGCACTCTCGTGGGCTCCCGGCTGCGTGGCCTGCACCCGAAACGCCTCGGTATCGACCCAGGTCTCCGCCACTGTCAGTAGCAGAGAGTGGGGCGTGGGAGAGACAAGGCAGCGACTGGCACTCCCCAGTGCCTTACGGAGCTCCACAAGGAGCTGGCGCAGGTTAAAGAGAGCCTTCTCGGAGACGCTCTCCGGCCAGAGGGTCTCGGCCAGCCAGGTGCGCTCGGTCTCTTTTCCTCGGCGTAGCGCCAGGAGGGCCAGTAGCCAGCGCGCCTTGCGTGAGGAAACTATCACGGGCCTTCCCTCGACGGTCAGGGCAAAGCGCCCCAGAAGCCAGAGACACAGGAGCGCAGGGGGAGAAGAGCTTGGGTGGGACATCTAGCAGAGGCTTATTTCCCGCCGAGGGGGTGAGATTCCTCGTTTTTCTATACGCTTGTCTATACGCCCCCTCGCTATGATGCCGCTAAAGAACCCCCGTGGTTTCGACGAAAGGAACCTACCCACCATGAAAAACACTCCCGTCTGGCGCATTGTGAGCTACTTCGCGACCATTGCACTCTGCTTTGGGCTCGCGACAGGAATCGCAGGAATCCCTGTCGCGTTCTACCTCAAGGATGTCTTAAAGCTCTCTCCTCAGGAGATGTCACGCTACGGGGCACTGCTCTCGATCCCGAGCTATGTCGGGTTTCTCCTGGGGTACCTCCGGGACCAGTGGAAGCCGCTGGGAAAGCACTGGGGAGACCGGGGCTACTTTGCGGTCGCTCCGCCCGTCACAGCGGCATGCTATCTGTTTCTCGCCTCGGGTGAGCTGAGCTACAACCGCCTGGTGACCACCCTCCTGATCTGCGGCGTCTCCAACGGGCTGACCGGAGTGGCCTTGGGCGGGTTTATGGCGGCCACCGCGCGCCAGCACGCCATGACCGGGCGGCTGACCTCCGCCTTTATGTTTATCAACATGGTCCCCGGGATTATCGCATCCCTGGCAGGTGGCTGGCTGACAACCCACGTGCGCCCTCAGCATGTTTTTTTCTGTAGCGCCTTCTTTTCCCTGGTCTTAGTGGGGCTCGCCTTCTGGAAGCCGGTTTTTGTGGCCCCGCTGGAGGAGCTTGAGCCTGCCGCAGAGTACGAGGCCGCGCTGGAGACACTCCCGGGCTTGAAGGATCAGTTTAAGTCGGTTGCCTTCTGGTGTGCCTTTATCCTGGTGATCTTGTGGAACTTCTGCCCGGGCTGGGGGACACCGGTGTTCTTTCAGCTCACGAACAAGGTGAAGCTCACGCAGCAGGAGTTTGGGAACTACAGTGCGATCGTGCCGGGCTTTATCATGCTGGGGACAATCCTCTACAGCGCTCTGTGCCGCTGGATGTCGCTCTCGCGGCTCCTCTGGATAGGGACAATTCTGGGGATCGCGACCAATGGGCTGTTTCTGCTGATCCATAGCCCCCTACAGGCCTACTTAGTGGCGGCTCTGCTGGGGTTCTTACTGGGGATGGCCAACTCCGCCTTCATGGACCTGGCGATGCGGACCTACCTCAAGGGGCGTGAGGGGATCGCCGGGGCGCTGGTGGGAACCGGGGGGAGCATTGCGGGGGTGACCAGCGATCTGTTTGGAGCCTGGCTCTACGAAAAGGGTGGCTTTGGGCTAGCACTGGGGATCTCGACCGTCTTTACCGCGCTGATCCTGGTGGTGCTCCCGTTCATCCCGCACCACATTCGCCAGCCGAAAGA
This genomic interval from Armatimonas rosea contains the following:
- a CDS encoding MFS transporter, with amino-acid sequence MKNTPVWRIVSYFATIALCFGLATGIAGIPVAFYLKDVLKLSPQEMSRYGALLSIPSYVGFLLGYLRDQWKPLGKHWGDRGYFAVAPPVTAACYLFLASGELSYNRLVTTLLICGVSNGLTGVALGGFMAATARQHAMTGRLTSAFMFINMVPGIIASLAGGWLTTHVRPQHVFFCSAFFSLVLVGLAFWKPVFVAPLEELEPAAEYEAALETLPGLKDQFKSVAFWCAFILVILWNFCPGWGTPVFFQLTNKVKLTQQEFGNYSAIVPGFIMLGTILYSALCRWMSLSRLLWIGTILGIATNGLFLLIHSPLQAYLVAALLGFLLGMANSAFMDLAMRTYLKGREGIAGALVGTGGSIAGVTSDLFGAWLYEKGGFGLALGISTVFTALILVVLPFIPHHIRQPKEGEQGTLSLPATAVAPAT